The Novosphingobium kaempferiae genome includes a window with the following:
- a CDS encoding 8-oxoguanine deaminase yields the protein MTLLRHADVLVCMDDARREIADGALAWRDGVIVAVGTSAELAPLADEADEVIDARGCVVTPGLVNTHHHLYQTLTRALPGAINTSLFGWLKRLYPIWARYTSEDVFAATQLGLSELALSGCTMSSDHHYLFPDGVRLDDSIHAAQGVGLRFHATRGSMSVGESKGGLPPDSVVEDEDAILADTIRVIDSFHDASEGAMLRVAVAPCSPFSVSTDLMREAALLARDKRVMLHTHLAEDADDVAFSLERFGCRPGQYAEDLGWTGPDVWHAHCVQLDAQEIDLFARTGTGVAHCPCSNCRLGSGIAPVRAMVDAGVPLGLGVDGSASNDSGHLLNEARQAMLLQRVQLGADRFDPREALHLATRGGAQVLGRSDVGALEPGKRADLAVWDMSDIASTGAWDKVAGLVLAPPTGARDVFVDGRAVVRSGELTQVRREDVLRNARRSLDRLMTFA from the coding sequence GTGACCCTGCTCCGCCATGCCGACGTGCTGGTCTGCATGGACGATGCCCGGCGCGAAATCGCCGATGGCGCGCTGGCATGGCGGGACGGGGTGATCGTCGCGGTGGGGACCAGCGCTGAACTGGCCCCGCTGGCGGACGAAGCGGACGAGGTGATCGACGCGCGTGGCTGCGTCGTCACCCCCGGCCTCGTCAACACGCACCACCACCTCTACCAGACGCTGACCCGCGCGCTGCCCGGCGCCATCAACACGTCGTTGTTCGGGTGGCTCAAGCGGCTCTATCCGATCTGGGCACGCTACACGTCGGAGGATGTCTTCGCGGCGACGCAACTGGGGCTGTCCGAACTGGCGCTGTCCGGCTGCACGATGAGTTCGGACCACCACTACCTCTTCCCGGACGGCGTGCGACTCGACGATTCCATCCACGCAGCGCAAGGCGTCGGCCTGCGCTTCCACGCGACGCGCGGGTCCATGAGCGTGGGAGAAAGCAAGGGCGGCCTGCCGCCCGACAGCGTGGTCGAGGATGAGGACGCCATCCTCGCCGACACGATCCGCGTGATCGACAGTTTCCACGACGCTTCCGAAGGCGCGATGCTGCGCGTGGCCGTTGCGCCATGTTCCCCGTTCTCGGTCAGCACCGACCTCATGCGGGAGGCGGCGCTGCTGGCCCGCGACAAGCGCGTGATGCTGCACACGCATCTGGCCGAGGATGCCGACGACGTCGCCTTTTCCCTCGAACGCTTCGGCTGCCGCCCCGGCCAGTACGCCGAGGATCTGGGCTGGACCGGCCCGGACGTCTGGCATGCGCATTGCGTCCAGCTTGACGCGCAGGAGATCGACCTGTTCGCCCGGACCGGCACGGGCGTGGCGCATTGCCCATGCTCGAACTGCCGCCTCGGCTCCGGCATCGCGCCGGTGCGGGCGATGGTCGATGCGGGTGTGCCGCTGGGCCTCGGCGTCGACGGTTCGGCCTCCAACGATTCCGGCCACCTGCTGAACGAAGCGCGGCAGGCGATGCTGCTCCAGCGCGTCCAACTCGGCGCCGACCGCTTCGACCCGCGCGAGGCGCTGCATCTGGCGACACGCGGCGGGGCTCAGGTTCTGGGCCGCAGCGATGTCGGCGCGCTGGAGCCGGGCAAGCGCGCGGACCTTGCCGTATGGGACATGTCCGACATCGCCTCCACCGGCGCGTGGGACAAGGTGGCCGGACTGGTTCTCGCCCCGCCGACCGGCGCGCGCGATGTCTTCGTCGATGGCCGCGCCGTCGTCCGCAGCGGTGAACTCACGCAGGTCCGGCGCGAGGATGTGCTGCGCAATGCCCGCCGCTCGCTCGACCGGCTCATGACTTTCGCCTGA
- a CDS encoding purine nucleoside permease, with translation MRFQTLATFMAGAMLSMASPAFAADAPAASAVADCEPGAPCDHPLPVKVVVVSLFEIGKDEGDVAGEFQLWKTRRGLTQRIAFPQSFHDLYYNPETQVLGVVTGIGTSRSTAAIMALGLDQRFDLSQSYWLVAGIAGIDPEDASIGSVAWARYVVDGDLGHEIDAREIPADWKTGYFARHTKGPNDMKGKADPSGGEMFEVNPSLEKWAYDLTKNIELPDSPAIAAERAKFTDYPHALEAPFVLEGDTLSAMTFWHGEKLTDWANDWVRYWSGGKGEFVTSAMEDTGVMQAMTYLDKVGRADRDRVLVVRAGSNFTMPPPDVDAATYLLRENEGYAGLEAAVENLYTVGSKVVDELLGNWDRYKDATP, from the coding sequence ATGCGCTTCCAGACGCTCGCGACTTTCATGGCGGGCGCCATGCTGTCCATGGCCTCGCCAGCCTTCGCGGCTGACGCCCCTGCCGCTTCCGCAGTTGCCGACTGCGAGCCCGGCGCGCCATGCGATCATCCGCTGCCGGTCAAGGTCGTCGTCGTCTCGCTGTTCGAGATCGGCAAGGACGAGGGCGATGTCGCGGGTGAATTCCAGCTCTGGAAGACGCGTCGCGGTCTGACCCAGCGCATTGCCTTCCCGCAGAGCTTCCACGACCTTTACTACAACCCCGAAACGCAGGTGCTCGGCGTCGTGACCGGGATCGGCACGTCGCGCTCGACAGCGGCGATCATGGCGCTTGGCCTCGATCAGCGCTTTGACTTGTCGCAATCCTACTGGCTCGTCGCGGGCATTGCGGGCATCGATCCCGAGGACGCCTCGATCGGCTCGGTCGCCTGGGCACGCTATGTCGTCGACGGCGATCTTGGCCACGAGATCGATGCGCGCGAAATCCCGGCCGACTGGAAGACCGGCTACTTCGCCCGACATACCAAGGGCCCCAACGATATGAAGGGCAAGGCCGACCCGTCGGGCGGCGAGATGTTCGAGGTCAATCCCAGCCTCGAAAAGTGGGCATACGACCTCACGAAGAACATCGAACTTCCGGACAGCCCCGCCATCGCCGCAGAGCGCGCCAAGTTCACCGACTATCCTCATGCCCTCGAAGCCCCCTTCGTGCTGGAGGGCGACACGCTGTCCGCCATGACCTTCTGGCACGGCGAGAAGCTGACCGACTGGGCGAACGACTGGGTCCGCTACTGGAGCGGCGGCAAGGGCGAGTTCGTGACCTCCGCGATGGAAGACACCGGCGTCATGCAGGCGATGACCTATCTCGACAAGGTCGGCCGCGCCGACCGTGATCGCGTGCTAGTGGTGCGTGCCGGGTCCAACTTCACGATGCCCCCGCCGGACGTCGACGCCGCAACCTACCTCCTGCGCGAGAACGAAGGTTACGCGGGCCTCGAAGCGGCGGTGGAGAACCTCTACACCGTGGGCTCGAAAGTGGTCGACGAACTGCTCGGCAATTGGGATCGCTACAAGGACGCGACGCCCTGA